The genomic region TCAGCTTGTCTTCTTACGTCTGTTCCACTCATGTTCGATCAACTCCCTGTTGGCCTCAACCAGTCGCACGATCTTGCGCAACTCGTGCTGCGCAAAGCCCTCGTTCACGGCAATCCTGACGGTCGGGATCACCCATACTTTCGCCTCCGTCTGCTCACGGATGACGTGGACATGAACCGG from Lentisphaerota bacterium harbors:
- a CDS encoding DUF4160 domain-containing protein, whose protein sequence is MPTVLRVGPYRFFFFSEESGEPVHVHVIREQTEAKVWVIPTVRIAVNEGFAQHELRKIVRLVEANRELIEHEWNRRKKTS